The Miscanthus floridulus cultivar M001 chromosome 7, ASM1932011v1, whole genome shotgun sequence genome includes a region encoding these proteins:
- the LOC136463970 gene encoding rho GTPase-activating protein 5-like — MALSSEIRFGHQIPLSHSDTDSYEEEEEEEEEEEEEEFEGEEEEEMDEVTVSSPLMLPATEARGGVSVVEMVTGALRRSLMLCSSSAGAGVREPEELEDDGATPPPGMQIGGPTDVRHVSHVTFDRFVGFLGLPADLEPDVPRPVPSASVSVFGVSPTSMQCSYDRRGNSVPTILLTMQTKLYSLGGLQAEGIFRINADNSQELYVRDQLNRGVVPDGVDLHCLAGLIKAWFRELPSGVLDSFTPEQVMHCNTEEECSHLASALPPVEAALLEWAINLMADVVENESYNKMNARNIAMVFAPNMTKMADPLTALIHAVQVMNFLKTLILKTVNEREEAAKVTRAFPSNSGSSSDKDEPQTLEHLDMPFVCSSQQNVDYPIIDETKLDQFLFRVEEALHHETQGSTDGPKNHDSSRGDQKSNSEITPLDTDLTSQNEFSNNNEEGLFDKFKFRKGVGRLCRHPVFQFSRSMKKSDEAEQACV, encoded by the exons ATGGCGCTGTCGTCCGAGATCCGATTCGGCCACCAGATCCCCCTGTCCCACTCAGACACCGACTCctacgaggaggaagaagaagaggaagaagaggaggaagaagaggagttcgagggggaggaggaggaggagatggatGAGGTGACGGTTTCGTCTCCGCTGATGCTGCCGGCAACGGAGGCCAGGGGAGGGGTGTCCGTGGTTGAGATGGTGACGGGGGCGCTCCGGAGGTCGCTCATGTTGTGCAGCagcagcgccggcgccggcgtgcGCGAGCCGGAGGAGCTGGAGGATGACGGGGCGACGCCCCCGCCGGGTATGCAGATAGGGGGGCCAACGGATGTGCGGCACGTCTCGCACGTCACCTTCGACCGCTTCGTCGGCTTCCTCGGCCTCCCCGCCGACCTCGAGCCCGACGTGCCTCGCCCCGTGCCGAGCGCCAG TGTAAGCGTATTTGGAGTTTCACCAACTTCCATGCAGTGCTCGTATGATAGAAGAGGAAACAGTGTGCCAACAATACTCTTGACTATGCAAACGAAGTTATATTCACTTGGGGGTCTTCAG GCTGAAGGGATATTCAGGATAAATGCAGACAATAGCCAGGAACTATATGTGAGGGATCAACTAAACAGGGGGGTTGTTCCAGATGGTGTTGATTTGCACTGCCTCGCCGGACTGATAAAG GCATGGTTTCGGGAACTTCCAAGTGGAGTATTGGACTCGTTTACTCCAGAACAAGTGATGCACTGCAACACCGAAGAAGAGTGTAGCCATCTTGCAAGTGCCCTACCTCCTGTTGAAGCAGCATTACTTGAATGGGCCATCAATCTCATGGCAGATGTTGTGGAAAATGAAAGCTACAACAAGATGAATGCTCGCAACATTGCTATGGTTTTTGCACCAAATATGACCAAG ATGGCGGACCCCTTGACTGCTTTGATACATGCAGTTCAAGTGATGAATTTCCTCAAGACACTGATCTTGAAGACTGTAAATGAAAGGGAGGAGGCTGCTAAAGTAACCAGGGCATTCCCATCGAACTCTGGTTCCTCCAGCGACAAAGATGAACCTCAAACTTTAGAGCATTTGGACATGCCCTTTGTCTGTTCAAGTCAGCAAAACGTAGATTATCCTATAATTGATGAGACTAAGCTTGATCAGTTCCTTTTTAGAGTGGAAGAAGCTCTTCATCATGAGACGCAAGGCAGCACTGATGGACCCAAGAATCATGACAGTAGCAGGGGTGACCAGAAAAGCAACAGTGAAATTACTCCATTGGACACTGATTTGACCAGCCAAAATGAGTTCAGTAACAACAATGAGGAAGGTCTCTTTGACAAATTTAAATTTAGGAAAGGAGTAGGGAGGCTCTGCAGACACCCTGTATTTCAGTTCAGTAGGTCCATGAAGAAGTCCGATGAAGCAGAGCAAGCTTGTGTATAG